A segment of the Halorussus sp. MSC15.2 genome:
TCGGGGTGGAGTTCCGTCATCGCTGGCCACCATCCGTCGCCGCACTGGATGTCGCACCCGGCAGTTGCTTCGAATCTTTCTCGATGTTCAGGAAGCCGAGACCGAGGGCGTTCCGCTCGCCGATGCCCGCGTCAAGTGCAAGGTTGAGGTGGCGACGGTGATGGTCGTCGCGGACTCGATAGCCGAATCGCCACTTGCTCAGAACGTAGGTCATCTCAACGCCCTGTGTTACTTCGACCGGGACAGCGAAGGTCTTGATGAGATTGTACTCGTCGAAGAGGTCACCGTCCCGTTCGCTTGGACCGGGGAGATGGTCGTCACAGAACAGCCTGTGCTTCTTGTCGAGATTGTTCTCAAGCTGGGTCTTGAACGGCTCCAGCGAGTATTCCGGTTGCCAGAACGTTGCCTCGTCGCCCTCATTTTCGATACCGTACTTGTCGGCCTGCCATGGCGGGATGCGGACAAGGACGCCTGTCCCGGTTTCGAGAGTACCCCGCGTTCCGGGTTCTCCGACGTCGGGAGCGACGGTCGTCACCTCTTCAACGCGAAACGGCATCTCGCCGACGTTGAACTTTCGGTCGGTAATAACGCTCTCGGCGATAGCCTGAAGGACATCTTGGTCTGTCGCGGCGACGAGTACCGTTCGTTCGTCGCCCTCCTCGATGTCGCCCCAC
Coding sequences within it:
- the cas6 gene encoding CRISPR-associated endoribonuclease Cas6, with protein sequence MRLLIRLRAQADAAYDNSHFHELRGRLWKGLRGTEYDELHDAERPVGLSFSNVFPWGDIEEGDERTVLVAATDQDVLQAIAESVITDRKFNVGEMPFRVEEVTTVAPDVGEPGTRGTLETGTGVLVRIPPWQADKYGIENEGDEATFWQPEYSLEPFKTQLENNLDKKHRLFCDDHLPGPSERDGDLFDEYNLIKTFAVPVEVTQGVEMTYVLSKWRFGYRVRDDHHRRHLNLALDAGIGERNALGLGFLNIEKDSKQLPGATSSAATDGGQR